From Flavobacterium alkalisoli, the proteins below share one genomic window:
- a CDS encoding carboxylesterase/lipase family protein, with the protein MRKYLFILFGSILVSSCTQNELEVRVEQGVLEGVLLPGGIHSFKGIPFAQPPVGELRWKAPQAPLEWPGIRKADKFADNAMQKPVFGDMSFRSSGMSEDCLYLNVWVPADAKDKKLPVLVYFYGGGFIAGDGSEGRYDGKSLAEKGIVTVTVNYRLGIFGFFSHPELTKEAPDKASGNYGLLDQQAALVWVKKNIAAFGGNPDKITIAGESAGSISVSAQMASPLSRDLIAGAIGQSGAMIKPTLDAIPLNEAEQHGVEFAQRVKAKSLADLRAIPAEKLLDEASKPGAFNTRATVDGYFLPKLPSQIYAAGEQAKIPLLAGWTSTEIPYMAFMQGQYPSPENYKTKVEQMFGDKAEEVLKLYPGNTQEEVISSATALASDNFIVFSTWKWAELHKNTTSQPTYVYKFAKPRPALRSELGDVTEGLAGGLKEKSEEQKKDTMPAALSGASHASDIEYLLGNLDKNESYKWSKEDYKVSELAEQYIANFIITGNPNGDGLPQWPVSKAGENMNIITIDTVTKAAPLSDRARYIFLNSYYGF; encoded by the coding sequence ATGAGAAAATACCTTTTTATACTTTTTGGAAGTATACTTGTTTCTTCCTGTACTCAAAATGAACTTGAGGTTAGGGTAGAGCAGGGAGTTTTGGAAGGAGTTTTATTACCTGGAGGAATACATAGTTTTAAAGGAATACCATTTGCCCAACCTCCTGTAGGTGAACTGAGATGGAAAGCACCACAAGCTCCTCTTGAATGGCCCGGAATACGTAAGGCAGATAAATTTGCTGACAATGCCATGCAAAAACCGGTTTTTGGAGATATGAGTTTCAGATCCTCAGGTATGAGTGAAGATTGTCTTTATCTGAACGTCTGGGTACCTGCTGATGCTAAGGACAAAAAGCTACCGGTATTGGTTTATTTTTATGGAGGAGGATTTATTGCCGGAGACGGGTCGGAAGGGCGTTATGATGGCAAAAGTCTTGCAGAAAAAGGAATTGTAACAGTTACCGTAAATTATAGATTAGGAATTTTCGGGTTCTTTTCTCATCCTGAGTTAACTAAAGAAGCGCCTGATAAAGCATCGGGTAATTACGGTTTACTTGATCAGCAGGCTGCTTTGGTATGGGTTAAAAAGAACATTGCTGCTTTTGGCGGTAATCCTGATAAGATTACTATTGCTGGAGAATCAGCAGGGTCTATATCTGTATCGGCACAAATGGCATCTCCTTTATCCAGAGATCTTATAGCAGGTGCAATAGGGCAGAGTGGTGCTATGATAAAACCTACACTTGATGCCATACCGCTAAATGAGGCAGAGCAACACGGCGTTGAATTTGCACAGCGTGTAAAGGCAAAATCGCTGGCAGATTTAAGGGCAATTCCTGCGGAAAAATTATTAGATGAAGCTTCAAAACCCGGAGCTTTCAATACAAGGGCTACTGTAGACGGTTATTTTTTACCTAAACTACCTTCTCAAATATATGCTGCCGGAGAGCAGGCTAAGATACCTTTATTGGCAGGATGGACCTCTACTGAAATACCTTATATGGCTTTTATGCAGGGACAGTACCCAAGTCCTGAAAATTATAAAACTAAAGTTGAACAGATGTTTGGAGATAAAGCAGAGGAGGTATTAAAACTTTATCCGGGTAATACTCAGGAAGAGGTAATTAGCTCTGCTACTGCATTAGCAAGCGATAATTTTATTGTCTTTAGCACATGGAAGTGGGCTGAACTGCATAAAAACACAACAAGTCAGCCAACTTATGTATATAAATTTGCCAAACCAAGACCTGCTTTAAGGTCTGAATTAGGCGACGTTACAGAAGGACTGGCAGGCGGTTTAAAGGAGAAAAGCGAAGAGCAGAAAAAAGATACAATGCCCGCAGCTTTATCCGGGGCGTCTCATGCTTCGGATATTGAGTACTTATTAGGGAATCTGGATAAGAATGAATCTTATAAATGGAGTAAGGAAGATTATAAGGTTTCTGAACTTGCAGAACAATATATAGCCAATTTTATTATAACAGGTAATCCTAACGGAGATGGTTTACCACAATGGCCTGTTAGTAAGGCAGGGGAAAATATGAATATTATTACCATTGATACTGTTACTAAAGCAGCGCCGTTATCCGACAGAGCCAGATATATTTTCCTGAATAGTTATTACGGATTTTAA
- a CDS encoding aminotransferase class I/II-fold pyridoxal phosphate-dependent enzyme has protein sequence MKFNPADNIQDLQYFGEFGGVNPSISDSSTYTFLSAKTMFDTFEGNAEGCYLYSRHSSPSNLYLGQALAAMEGTETANVAASGMGAITPVLLQLCGAGDHIVSSRTIYGGTYAFMKNFLPKLNINTSFVDITKLDVVEAAITPNTKVLYCETVSNPLLEVADIESLAKIAKKHNLKLVVDNTFSPLSVSPVKLGADVVIHSLTKFINGSSDTVGGVTCGTQEFIDALRNVNDGASMLLGPTMDSLRAASVLKNLRTLHIRMKQHSHNAMYLAECFEKDGLKVVYPGLESHPSHKLYKGMINPEYGFGGMMTVDVGTLDKANELMELMQHRNLGYLAVSLGFYKTLFSAPGTSTSSEIPMDEQKEMGLTDGLIRFSIGLDNDIERTYNMMKSCMQELGVL, from the coding sequence ATGAAATTCAACCCGGCTGACAATATTCAGGATCTGCAATATTTTGGAGAGTTTGGAGGAGTAAACCCATCTATATCAGACTCATCCACTTACACATTCCTATCTGCAAAAACAATGTTTGATACATTTGAAGGTAATGCAGAAGGATGTTATTTATATTCACGCCACTCTTCTCCAAGTAACCTTTACTTAGGTCAGGCACTTGCTGCTATGGAAGGTACCGAAACTGCTAACGTTGCAGCTTCAGGAATGGGTGCAATTACGCCTGTATTGTTACAGCTTTGCGGAGCCGGAGATCATATCGTTTCCAGCCGTACTATATATGGAGGAACATATGCTTTCATGAAAAACTTTTTACCAAAGCTAAACATCAATACGTCTTTTGTAGACATTACCAAACTTGATGTAGTTGAGGCAGCTATTACACCTAACACTAAAGTTTTATATTGTGAGACCGTTAGTAACCCGCTTCTTGAGGTGGCTGACATTGAAAGCCTTGCTAAAATTGCAAAAAAACACAACCTTAAACTTGTTGTAGACAATACTTTCTCTCCTCTTTCTGTATCACCTGTTAAACTGGGTGCTGATGTAGTTATACACAGTCTTACTAAATTTATTAACGGAAGTAGTGATACTGTGGGTGGTGTTACATGTGGTACTCAGGAATTTATTGATGCCCTACGTAATGTAAACGACGGTGCAAGCATGCTTTTAGGCCCTACAATGGACAGCCTTAGAGCGGCAAGTGTACTTAAAAACTTAAGAACTTTACATATAAGAATGAAACAGCACAGCCATAATGCTATGTATCTGGCTGAATGTTTTGAAAAAGACGGATTAAAAGTTGTTTACCCTGGTTTAGAAAGTCATCCAAGCCACAAACTTTACAAAGGCATGATTAACCCTGAGTATGGTTTTGGAGGTATGATGACAGTGGATGTTGGTACTCTTGATAAGGCTAACGAACTTATGGAGCTTATGCAGCACAGAAATCTTGGATACCTTGCTGTAAGCTTAGGTTTCTACAAAACATTATTTAGTGCTCCGGGAACTTCCACTTCAAGTGAAATACCAATGGACGAGCAAAAAGAAATGGGATTAACTGATGGTCTTATCCGTTTTTCAATAGGACTTGATAACGATATTGAAAGAACTTATAATATGATGAAGAGCTGTATGCAGGAGCTTGGAGTATTATAA
- a CDS encoding cysteine desulfurase family protein — MKKAYLDNASTTAMRPEVIQEMTAVMTENFGNPSSTHSYGRAAKVLIETARKTIASLLKAEAREIIFTSGGTEADNWILRSAVKDLKVKRVITARTEHHAVLHTVEVLVTEYGIEAKFVNLNPDGSFNLNHLEELLAENMPTLVSLIHVNNETGVIADLQTIGTLCKQYGAWFHSDTVQSIGKTEFDLQNLPIDFMAASAHKFHGPKGVGFAFVRKNTPLHAMIYGGEQEKGMRAGTEAIHQIAGMAKALKLSYDNLEEERNYIFSLKQYFIEKLDAEIPGYRINGEGADLFYNITNVLLPLADDKTSMILFNLDMKGIAVSRGSACQSGSIRPSHVLQEMLSEEDIKKPSLRISFSHYNTKEDIDLLIDALKSI; from the coding sequence ATGAAAAAAGCATATCTTGATAATGCCTCTACAACGGCAATGCGTCCTGAAGTAATACAGGAAATGACTGCTGTTATGACAGAAAATTTCGGTAACCCCTCATCAACCCATAGCTATGGACGTGCTGCAAAAGTTTTAATTGAAACAGCACGAAAAACTATTGCTTCACTTCTTAAGGCAGAAGCTAGGGAGATAATTTTTACCTCCGGAGGCACAGAAGCCGATAACTGGATATTAAGGAGTGCTGTAAAAGATTTAAAGGTTAAACGTGTAATTACTGCAAGAACAGAGCATCATGCCGTTTTACATACTGTTGAGGTTTTAGTGACGGAGTATGGTATTGAAGCAAAGTTTGTTAACCTTAACCCTGACGGATCGTTTAATTTAAATCATCTGGAAGAGTTGCTTGCTGAAAACATGCCAACTTTAGTTAGCCTGATACATGTTAATAATGAAACAGGGGTAATAGCCGACTTGCAAACTATAGGAACTTTGTGTAAACAGTATGGAGCATGGTTTCATTCGGATACTGTGCAATCAATAGGGAAGACCGAATTTGATTTGCAAAACCTTCCGATAGACTTTATGGCTGCCAGTGCCCATAAGTTTCATGGACCTAAAGGGGTAGGATTTGCTTTTGTAAGAAAAAATACTCCGCTTCATGCCATGATTTACGGAGGCGAGCAGGAAAAAGGGATGAGAGCAGGTACAGAGGCAATACATCAGATAGCAGGAATGGCAAAGGCACTTAAATTGTCTTATGACAATCTTGAAGAAGAAAGAAACTATATATTTTCACTAAAACAATATTTTATAGAAAAACTTGATGCAGAAATACCGGGTTATCGAATTAACGGAGAGGGTGCAGATCTTTTTTATAATATAACCAATGTATTATTACCGCTAGCAGACGATAAAACCTCTATGATACTTTTTAATCTTGATATGAAGGGAATTGCCGTATCAAGAGGCAGTGCCTGTCAGAGTGGTAGTATAAGGCCCTCACATGTATTACAGGAAATGCTGTCAGAAGAAGATATCAAGAAACCTTCTTTAAGGATTTCCTTTAGTCATTACAATACCAAAGAAGATATCGATTTACTTATTGATGCCTTAAAATCTATTTAA
- a CDS encoding DUF5362 family protein, producing the protein MENNSAFESFELQLTNESKDFLREAGKWANFLGILGFVGLGLIVIVAFGVMAMGNAFSSAMGAASPMGGLGGALVGVIYLLMALLYFFPVLYLYRFGSRVKKAFANNDSAMLTSSFESLKSHYKFVGILAIIMLSFYALAFIIAIVGGLAAASM; encoded by the coding sequence ATGGAAAACAATTCCGCATTTGAGTCATTTGAATTACAATTAACAAATGAATCTAAAGATTTTTTACGTGAAGCCGGTAAATGGGCAAACTTTTTAGGTATACTTGGGTTTGTAGGTTTAGGACTTATAGTGATTGTAGCTTTTGGTGTAATGGCTATGGGTAATGCTTTTAGTAGTGCTATGGGAGCTGCTAGTCCTATGGGAGGGCTTGGTGGTGCTCTGGTAGGGGTAATCTATTTGTTGATGGCCCTTCTTTATTTCTTTCCTGTATTATATCTTTACAGATTTGGTTCAAGAGTTAAAAAAGCATTTGCTAATAACGATAGCGCTATGCTTACCTCTTCTTTCGAGAGTTTAAAGTCTCACTATAAATTTGTGGGTATTTTAGCTATAATCATGCTTTCTTTCTATGCGCTTGCTTTTATTATCGCTATTGTTGGAGGACTGGCAGCAGCTTCAATGTAA
- a CDS encoding Lrp/AsnC family transcriptional regulator — protein MNFDATDKKILMLLQQDSTRTTKELSLKLNLSVTAVYERVKKLEREGVISKYVALLNQKKVNRGFVVFCHLKLTQHAKDYLTRFEQEVVRLDEVVECYHVSGDYDYILKIYVADMDEYREFMVTKLTTLQHIGSTHSTFMISEVKNTNVITL, from the coding sequence ATGAACTTTGATGCAACAGATAAGAAAATATTAATGCTGCTTCAGCAGGATAGTACACGTACTACCAAAGAGTTATCACTTAAACTGAACCTTTCGGTAACAGCTGTTTATGAGCGGGTAAAAAAACTGGAAAGGGAAGGGGTTATCAGTAAATATGTTGCCCTGCTTAATCAAAAGAAGGTCAATAGGGGATTTGTGGTTTTTTGTCATTTAAAATTAACCCAGCATGCTAAAGACTATCTTACACGTTTTGAACAGGAAGTAGTGAGGCTTGATGAAGTAGTGGAATGTTACCATGTAAGTGGGGATTATGACTATATATTAAAAATATATGTAGCAGATATGGATGAGTATAGGGAGTTTATGGTGACAAAACTAACTACTTTGCAACATATTGGCAGTACACACAGTACCTTTATGATTAGCGAAGTGAAGAATACAAATGTGATAACTTTATAA
- a CDS encoding S9 family peptidase — protein sequence MKKLLLLFLLSGMVATAQQNLTIEQATYGQYQAYAPKSLTAPQWRKDSKTITYLDNTYSKLMSRSEDSKWEEKTFLTKQDLTSALKSKYPSEFFNFQIFPYQYKWEDKNTIAFKAAGSNGNYLVLFDVEKKEVKHAIAIAADASQQVMAPNGTAVAWLKENNIVITTENGQNTNVTNDTDKGIVNGSDYVHRQEFGINKGMWWSPDSKMLLYYRKDETMVADYPLVDFGQRIATEKDIKYPMAGMKSEEVTLVVYNVASNAKTTLKTEGPKEQFLTCVTWSPDNKYIYVGVLNREQNHLKLNKYEATTGNFVKTLFEEQSSTYVEPLHELTFVPNSNTEFLYRTEKDGYEQLYLYNTDGKLLKNLGYNDVVVTELLDFDTKGKSVSYVGTANNGLDRHLYQVNLKSGKTTQITTGSGTHSVMVSSDGALALDSFSNTTTPNDVSIINTANKKTTSLFKANNPYTGVTELPKMELVTITAADGKTPLNGRLIYPSNFDANKQYPVMVYVYGGPHAQLVNNDWLGGASLFDYYMAQQGYVVFTLDNRGSDARGRDFEHVIHRNLGQNEMADQMKGIEFLKSKSFVNQDKIGVYGWSFGGFMASSLMLNHSDTFKVGIAGGPVCDWKYYEVMYGERYMDMPQENPEGYEKACIVNKANQLKGRLLMIHGAQDNVVVQQHSMEFINACIAAGKQVDYFLYPTHEHNVRGKDRIHLNHKIADYFETHLK from the coding sequence ATGAAAAAACTTTTATTGCTGTTCCTCTTATCGGGAATGGTTGCGACTGCACAACAAAACCTTACCATAGAGCAGGCTACTTACGGGCAATACCAAGCCTATGCCCCTAAAAGCCTTACAGCGCCTCAATGGAGAAAAGATTCTAAAACAATTACCTATCTTGACAATACCTACTCTAAATTAATGTCAAGAAGTGAAGATTCTAAATGGGAAGAAAAAACATTCCTTACAAAGCAAGACCTAACTTCAGCACTTAAAAGTAAATACCCTTCAGAGTTTTTCAATTTCCAGATATTCCCTTACCAATACAAATGGGAAGACAAAAACACTATTGCTTTTAAAGCAGCAGGATCTAACGGAAACTATCTTGTTCTTTTTGATGTAGAGAAAAAAGAAGTAAAGCATGCAATAGCAATCGCAGCAGATGCCAGCCAACAGGTAATGGCTCCAAATGGTACCGCAGTAGCCTGGCTTAAAGAAAACAATATCGTAATAACTACTGAAAACGGACAAAACACTAATGTTACCAACGATACTGATAAAGGTATTGTAAACGGAAGTGATTATGTTCACCGTCAGGAATTTGGTATAAATAAAGGTATGTGGTGGTCTCCGGACAGTAAAATGCTTTTATACTACCGTAAAGACGAAACTATGGTTGCTGATTATCCTCTAGTGGATTTCGGTCAGCGTATCGCTACAGAAAAAGATATTAAATACCCTATGGCGGGTATGAAAAGTGAAGAAGTTACTCTGGTTGTTTACAACGTAGCCAGTAACGCTAAAACAACTTTAAAAACAGAAGGCCCTAAAGAACAGTTCTTAACTTGTGTTACATGGAGTCCAGATAACAAATATATTTATGTAGGTGTACTTAACCGCGAGCAAAACCATCTAAAGCTTAATAAGTATGAAGCTACGACCGGTAATTTTGTAAAAACCCTTTTTGAAGAGCAGTCTTCAACTTATGTTGAACCTTTACACGAACTTACTTTTGTTCCTAACAGCAATACAGAGTTTTTATACAGAACAGAGAAAGACGGATATGAGCAATTGTATCTATACAATACTGATGGTAAACTACTTAAAAACTTAGGTTATAACGATGTTGTAGTTACAGAGTTATTAGATTTTGATACTAAAGGTAAATCGGTATCTTATGTAGGTACTGCAAATAATGGACTGGACAGACATTTATACCAGGTAAACCTTAAGTCTGGTAAAACAACACAAATCACTACAGGCTCGGGAACACACTCTGTAATGGTTAGTAGCGACGGTGCTTTAGCTTTAGACAGCTTTAGTAATACCACTACCCCTAATGATGTAAGCATTATAAATACAGCTAACAAAAAAACCACTTCTTTATTTAAAGCTAATAATCCTTACACAGGTGTAACTGAGTTACCTAAAATGGAATTGGTAACAATTACTGCTGCCGATGGAAAAACTCCGCTAAACGGCAGACTAATTTACCCTAGTAACTTTGATGCTAACAAACAATATCCGGTAATGGTATATGTTTATGGAGGTCCTCATGCCCAATTAGTTAATAACGACTGGTTAGGAGGCGCATCTTTATTTGATTACTATATGGCACAACAAGGCTATGTAGTATTTACACTTGATAACAGAGGTAGTGATGCCCGTGGTCGTGACTTTGAACATGTTATACACAGAAACTTAGGTCAAAACGAAATGGCTGACCAAATGAAGGGAATAGAATTCCTGAAATCTAAGTCTTTTGTAAATCAGGATAAGATAGGAGTTTATGGCTGGAGTTTTGGTGGTTTTATGGCAAGTTCATTAATGCTTAACCATTCTGATACTTTTAAGGTTGGTATTGCCGGAGGCCCGGTATGCGACTGGAAATATTATGAGGTTATGTATGGCGAGCGTTATATGGATATGCCTCAGGAAAATCCTGAAGGTTATGAGAAAGCCTGCATAGTTAATAAAGCAAACCAATTAAAAGGAAGGCTTTTAATGATACATGGTGCTCAGGACAATGTAGTTGTTCAACAACATAGTATGGAGTTCATAAACGCTTGTATTGCTGCCGGCAAACAGGTTGATTACTTCCTTTACCCTACTCACGAGCATAATGTTCGCGGAAAAGACAGAATTCACCTAAACCACAAAATAGCTGATTATTTTGAAACACATTTAAAATAA
- a CDS encoding response regulator transcription factor, with translation METTYNIVIVDDHRLFAEGLERILMDEPDFSLQGIYSNGNELLHHLNSKKPNLVMLDIQMAGIDGLELCKKIKSNYTDIKVILISMFESNTIINEAKNNGADGYIPKTTDASMMKKTIHDILEGSPVYLRPIAEECKEENSSLPNFHLISKRERDIIKLIKKGYTSKDMADELNISQYTVETHRKNILKKLNLKSVKDLIGLAYEYDL, from the coding sequence ATGGAAACAACATATAATATAGTAATTGTTGATGATCACAGACTTTTTGCAGAAGGTCTTGAGCGTATACTTATGGATGAGCCTGATTTTAGTCTTCAGGGTATTTATAGTAATGGCAATGAACTCTTACATCATTTAAACAGTAAAAAACCAAATCTTGTTATGCTGGATATTCAAATGGCAGGTATTGATGGTTTAGAATTATGCAAAAAGATAAAATCTAATTATACAGATATAAAAGTAATATTGATATCGATGTTTGAATCGAACACTATTATAAATGAAGCCAAAAACAATGGGGCTGACGGTTATATACCCAAAACTACTGATGCCTCAATGATGAAAAAGACTATACATGATATTCTTGAAGGAAGTCCTGTTTATTTAAGACCAATAGCAGAAGAGTGTAAAGAAGAGAACAGCTCGTTACCTAATTTCCATTTAATTAGTAAAAGGGAAAGGGATATTATTAAGCTGATAAAAAAAGGCTATACCTCTAAAGATATGGCCGACGAACTTAATATTAGTCAGTACACTGTTGAAACTCACAGGAAAAACATACTCAAAAAGCTAAACCTTAAATCGGTTAAAGATTTAATAGGCTTAGCTTATGAATATGATTTGTGA
- a CDS encoding Smr/MutS family protein, with translation MKIRTMKKFEIGDEVTVLDDSFSGKVKGFKNGKIVIETREGFDLDFEEHELVKISGGGELKSLFSSQSLSSVLRDKEEPKKRSFVKERRSKKDEFVLEVDLHIEKLVPNKKGMSNYDILTLQTETAKRQLDFAIKNRMPKVVFIHGVGEGILKAELDFLLGRYDNIVFGDANYQKYGLGATEVYIKQNPNR, from the coding sequence ATGAAGATAAGAACGATGAAGAAGTTTGAGATAGGTGATGAGGTAACTGTTTTGGATGATTCTTTTAGCGGAAAGGTGAAAGGATTTAAAAACGGTAAAATTGTTATAGAAACCCGTGAAGGTTTTGATCTTGATTTTGAAGAACACGAACTCGTTAAAATAAGCGGAGGAGGAGAGTTGAAATCTTTATTTTCTTCTCAAAGCCTTTCGTCTGTATTAAGAGACAAGGAAGAACCTAAAAAGAGAAGCTTCGTTAAAGAGAGACGCTCTAAAAAAGACGAGTTTGTTTTAGAGGTAGATCTTCATATAGAAAAACTGGTTCCTAATAAAAAAGGAATGTCTAATTATGATATTCTTACCTTACAAACCGAAACAGCAAAAAGACAGCTGGATTTTGCTATTAAAAACAGGATGCCTAAAGTAGTTTTTATTCACGGTGTAGGTGAGGGTATTTTAAAAGCCGAGCTCGATTTTTTATTGGGCAGGTATGATAATATTGTTTTTGGTGATGCCAATTATCAAAAATACGGTCTGGGTGCTACCGAGGTATACATAAAACAGAATCCTAACAGGTAA
- a CDS encoding sensor histidine kinase, which produces MIRAFLFKLFVFLLFSNCMPLIAQQSTGYEDVFYINGPNSEHLSKYTTFWVDKELKGSLNNAVKALNEGSFEHWKINTTLNLGQNPYPLWLHLRVKNMSDEFHHYWWSVYSQADYMFVYEKKPEGWIVTDTIAKAVLKKDRKLPVRFLAKDFEMKYGEEKDILIKIVNPRHLQNAITDFTTPDNNLLWEKNFYWNIGFFLGCFLFIGVISLVIAGILRETVFFQYGLYLFLIVSVMLLQEIMVTVIDVDSLFYFFNRLHSLPLIIISLAVHFEILAYILNIKKYRSKPVILFRKINRGILLYGIIIAILYFVFMEKLHFGQFLYSLIWKISVALAFIVVVNTFAMVVTLMNSRKQLITGILLGLILLYLNPAGYFINYSGMFNYYRITYPNYFYWIVCAELLILGGVVTWRYRKTITDNYKLIKEKAIQEERALQREVEIQEQERQQIARDLHDDLGTTISAIKLIITNSYDDDKTLVNMINKANTDVRHFFSKLSLEQGKNENIVEIIRTKIAELNRIGNVDLSFITVGDELTLPDYLTQPLSRIAVELLSNVIKHSEATEATIQLLIEKREVQLIVEDNGIGFDLKEKKGKGMGLENIYSRTNRWNGEVHLSSNHSGTTVIITIPY; this is translated from the coding sequence ATGATTAGAGCATTTTTGTTTAAACTTTTTGTGTTTTTACTGTTTAGTAATTGTATGCCTCTAATTGCACAGCAATCTACAGGCTACGAAGATGTTTTTTATATTAACGGACCTAACAGCGAACATTTATCTAAGTATACTACATTTTGGGTTGACAAAGAGCTAAAGGGTTCTCTAAATAATGCAGTTAAGGCTTTAAACGAAGGAAGTTTTGAACACTGGAAGATAAATACCACCCTTAATTTAGGACAAAATCCATATCCTTTGTGGTTACATTTAAGAGTTAAAAACATGTCTGATGAGTTCCATCATTATTGGTGGAGTGTGTATAGTCAGGCAGATTATATGTTCGTTTATGAAAAAAAACCGGAAGGTTGGATTGTTACAGATACTATTGCAAAAGCTGTATTGAAGAAAGACAGAAAATTACCGGTTAGGTTTTTAGCAAAGGATTTTGAGATGAAATATGGAGAAGAAAAAGATATCCTTATTAAAATAGTAAATCCGAGACATTTGCAAAATGCCATAACCGACTTTACAACACCGGATAATAATCTTTTATGGGAAAAGAATTTTTACTGGAATATAGGCTTCTTTCTCGGATGTTTTTTGTTTATAGGTGTAATCAGCTTAGTAATCGCAGGCATATTAAGGGAAACTGTTTTTTTTCAGTATGGGTTATATCTATTTTTAATAGTTAGTGTTATGCTACTTCAGGAAATAATGGTTACTGTAATTGATGTAGACAGCTTGTTTTATTTTTTTAACAGACTGCATTCTCTACCGTTAATTATAATATCCTTGGCAGTGCATTTCGAAATATTGGCATATATACTCAATATTAAAAAATACAGATCTAAACCGGTAATTTTATTTAGAAAAATAAATAGGGGGATTTTATTATACGGAATAATAATAGCCATACTCTATTTTGTGTTTATGGAAAAGCTTCATTTTGGACAGTTTTTATATTCGTTGATATGGAAAATAAGTGTTGCTTTAGCTTTTATAGTAGTTGTAAATACTTTTGCTATGGTTGTAACACTTATGAATAGCCGAAAGCAACTTATAACGGGTATACTCTTAGGGCTTATATTACTTTATTTAAATCCTGCAGGATACTTTATAAACTATTCAGGAATGTTTAATTATTACAGAATAACCTATCCGAACTATTTTTATTGGATTGTATGTGCAGAACTCTTGATTTTAGGAGGTGTGGTTACCTGGAGATACCGTAAGACCATTACAGATAATTATAAACTTATTAAAGAAAAAGCTATTCAGGAAGAAAGGGCTTTACAAAGAGAAGTTGAAATACAGGAACAGGAACGGCAACAGATTGCGCGTGACCTGCATGATGATTTAGGTACCACCATAAGCGCAATTAAACTTATTATAACCAATAGTTATGATGATGATAAAACCCTTGTTAATATGATAAATAAAGCGAATACTGATGTGAGACACTTTTTTTCGAAACTATCATTAGAACAAGGTAAAAATGAAAATATAGTAGAAATAATCAGGACAAAAATAGCCGAATTGAACCGTATAGGTAATGTGGACCTAAGCTTCATTACCGTAGGGGATGAGTTGACTCTACCTGATTATCTTACACAGCCACTTTCGCGTATTGCGGTTGAGTTACTCTCTAATGTTATAAAGCATTCTGAAGCAACTGAAGCCACGATACAGTTATTAATAGAGAAAAGGGAGGTACAGCTTATTGTAGAAGATAATGGTATTGGGTTTGACCTAAAAGAAAAGAAAGGGAAAGGAATGGGTTTGGAGAATATTTATTCGCGAACTAACAGATGGAACGGTGAAGTACATTTATCAAGCAATCATTCCGGGACTACTGTAATTATAACTATACCTTACTAA
- a CDS encoding PadR family transcriptional regulator, with the protein MYSKELTKGTLQPIILKLLNDKGKMYGYEITQTVKDITKGKIDISEGALYPILHRLEAEGILNTEKVYIGKRVRKYYQVTDDGKKAAEKVTVELTNFIETLSIIFKQKELAK; encoded by the coding sequence ATGTATAGTAAAGAACTAACAAAAGGAACATTACAGCCCATTATCCTGAAATTGTTGAACGACAAAGGAAAAATGTATGGTTATGAAATTACCCAAACGGTAAAGGACATAACAAAGGGAAAAATAGATATATCTGAAGGTGCCCTCTACCCAATATTGCACAGACTGGAAGCAGAAGGCATACTGAATACCGAAAAAGTATATATAGGAAAAAGGGTTAGAAAATACTACCAGGTTACGGATGACGGTAAAAAAGCTGCTGAAAAAGTTACGGTTGAGCTTACTAATTTTATTGAAACTCTTTCTATAATTTTTAAACAAAAAGAACTGGCAAAATGA